Within Streptomyces antibioticus, the genomic segment CCCACTCAACCGCTTTGGTATGTACCAGTCAAGGGTATAGACCAATGGGATCTGGCGACCGAGGGAACGGAAGCAGACGTAACGGAAGTAAACGCGACGGGAGTAAACACGAAGGGAGTTGAGGGACCGTCAGGAGTCCGTCGCCGGTGCCAGCTCCCACAGCCGGTGGTCCCAGCCGATGTCCCGCCGCGAACGGACCCGCAGACCGGCCCGTTCCACGAGTCCCGCGACCTCGCGCTCGGAGCGCAGACCCGACCCGAGGGCCGCCGCCAGCCGCAGATGGTGCAGGGCCGCCTCGCCGTCCGCGCCGAACCCGTCCGGGCCCCCGACCTGCTCGACGAGGAGCAGAGACCCGCCCGCCACCAGCGCGGCCGCGTTCTCCCGCAGCGTCAGCACGGCGTCGTCGTCCGCGCACACGTCCAGCGCCTTGCACAGCAGCACCGTCTCCGCCCCGGACGGCACGGGCCCGGTCCGCGCGACCAGCTCGACGCGCGGGAGCACCGCCGAGTCCAGGACGCTCTCCGCCACCGTCCGCAGCACCGACGGCAATGCCGAGATCCGGATCCGCAGCTCGGGGAAGGCCGGAGCGAGGGCGTTGGCCACCGCGCCCGCCCCGCTCCCCGCCAGTGTCACCGAGCCGGCGGACGCCCAGTCGTACCCGTCGCGCACCCCCGGCGCGATCCACGCCGCCTCGTCCTCCACGGCCGCCCGCGCCGACCCGCCGAGCCGCTCGTCACCGGCGAGCGCCCCGGCCAACGGCAGCCCGGAGGCCGTACGGAAACCCGGCCGGCCCGTGCGCAGCGCCTCCGGGAGTCCGGACAGCGCGAGGTCGAACGCCGCCTGGGCGCCCGTCAGGTCGTACTCCTCCAGGGAGTGGTCGTCCTCCACCAACTCCTCCCCGACCGGGGTGAGCCGGTAGCCCTCGGCGTCGAGCGCGAACACCTCCAGATCGACCAGGTACGCGAGCAGCGCGGGCAGGGTCCGCTCCCGTGTGCCGGTCCGGGCGGCCAGTTCGGACACCGTGCGGGCGCCCCGGTAGACGTGGTCGACCAGGCCGACCGTGACCGCCGCCCGGATCGCCAACCCCGGTGCCAGGTCGGTCAGTTCGTGCAGCCGGCCGTGCGGGTCCGCCTCCTCGTCCTCGACCGGCGCCTCCGCCGCCGCGTCCGGCCGTCCCGCGGGCGGTGCCGGCTGTTCGGCGCGGCGCCAGTACCCGGTGATGTCGGTCCGCTCCCGGGGCACCTCGCGGTCCACCCGGAGATGACGGCGGATGCCCTTCAGCGTGACGCTCTCCCCGGCCGCCCACACGAACACCTCACCGGGCGGCCACTCCATGGCGCGTACGGCGTCCTCCAGCAGGGTGGTGGTGCCCGCCGGGGCCCCGTGCCGCACCAGCCAGGTGACCTGGGCGTCGGCCCGGGTCGGCAGCTCCTGCCGGTGACTGTCCTCGCCGACCTCGACGAACACCCGCGCCCGGGTGCCGGCCGGCATCTCCGCCAGCCACCGCCCGATCGCCGGCAGCGCCGTCTCGTCGCCCAGGACCAGCAGCCAGTCGGCGCCCTCCGGATGCCGGTGCGACATCTTGGGCCCGGCGATCCAGGTGACGTCCCCGGGGCGGGCCGACTGCGCCCACGCCGAGGCGACACCGCCCGCGTGCTTCACGAAGTCGAAGACGATCTCCCCGCGTTCGGGGTCGTACCGCACCGGCGTGTAGTCCTTGGCGAGCGGCCGGGCGTCGGCCGGCCAGTCGAGGCTGGACACGTTCTGCCCCGGCAGGACCGGGGCGTCGGCGCCCTCCTCGGCGAAGAAGAACTTCACATGGTCGTCGAACCCCTCGCTGCGCAGCGCGGGCAGGTCCAGACCGTCCTTGTGGAACGCCCCCAACTGCGGGCCGCCGAGCGTCACCCGGCGCATGCCCGGTGTGACGTCCTCGACGCCGAGCACGGTCAGCTCCCGGAGCACGATGGGGAACGTGACGACCGAGCGGGGATTGCGGGTGGGCACACGGGCGGACATACGGGCGGACATACGGGCGGCTCCTTGGACATCCGGACGGACCGGCCCAGGCTAGGCGGGGCGGACGCGCGCGGATCCAACCCGCCGTCCCGATCCCTCGCACCGCGGGCACCCGCTCCGACGCCCGGCCGCCCGCTTCGACGGATCGGCCCGGCCGCTTCGACCCGGCCCGCCCGAACGCCCCTACGGTGCGGTGATGCCCCTCCCCACCCGCCCCGGCGCGGCGTCCCGCACGGCGGGCGCGGCGCTGCTGCGGCACTGTCTGCGCCACGCCCGCCCGCAGGTCCTGCGCTCCGTCGCCTGGGCCGTCCTGCGCCAGTGCTCCTTCCTCGCCCTGCCCTGGCTGCTGGGCCTCGCCCTGGACGCCGCCGTCCGCCGCGCGGACCCGGCACGGGCCGCCGGGTACGCCGCCGCGCTGTGCGCCGTAGCGCTCGCCGAGTACGCGGGGATGCGCGGCTGGCAGCTCTGGAGCAATCTCGCCGAGGCGCGGGCCGGTGCCTGGCTGCGCACCCGCCTGCTGCGCTCGGTCCTGGAGAACGCCGCCCGGCCCGCGCACCGCGACGGAGGGGACGAGGGGGAAGCCGCCGGGGACCTCGCGACCCGCGCCGGCCGTGACGTCGAGACGGTCGTGTACTGGGTGCACGGTCTCACCACCTGGGTGGTGATCGGCACGACCGTCCTGGTCCTGGTGCCGTCCCTGGCCGGCCTCGACCCCGCGCTGCTGCTGGTCGCGGCCGCCACCGTGCCCGTCCTGCTGCTGGTGAACCGCGTCTTCCCGCCCCTGTACGGCGTCCGTGCCGAGGCCCTGGCCCGCGCCCACGCCCGGCGTTCCGGAACCGTCGAGGAACTGCTGTCGGCCCTGCTGCCGTTGCGCGGGGTCGGCGCCGACCGGCTGATGGTCGCCCGCCACCACCGGCACAGCGCCGACGTCACCCGGCACACCCTGCGCCTCGGCGCGGTCTCCGCCCTGTGGGAGGCGACCGCGTTCGCCGTGCCCCGCCTCGCCGTCGTCGCCGGACTGCTCACCGGCGGGCGGGCCGCCCTGGACGGCCGGATCACCGTCGGCCAGCTCACCACGTTCGTGCTGTGGATGGGCACGGTGTCCGTCGCCGTGACCGCCGCCGTGGCACGCCTCGGCGACCGTACGGACGCGCTGGTCGCCGCGGGCCGGGTCGCCGTCGTCCTGGACATCGCGGCGACCGGAACGGTCCCGGCGCCTCGGGCCGACCGGCCCGGCCCCGTCACCGGCGAACCCGTCCTGAAGGTCGCCGGTCTGACCGTCACCCGTCCCGGACGGCCACCCCTCGGCCCCCTCACCCTCACCGCGCGCCCCGGCGAGTGGATCGCCCTCACCGGGCCGACGGGCAGCGGCAAGACCACCCTCCTGCGCGCGCTCGCCGGACTGGCGCCCGCCGAGGGTTCCGTCACCCTGGCCGGACGGCCCGCGCACGCCTGGCCGCACCTCACGGTGGGCCTGGTGCCCGAGGCGCCGCTGCTGATGCGCGGCACGGTCACCGACAACCTGCTCCTCACCGGCGACCACCCGCCCGACGCCCTCGCCCGCGCCTGCCGTACCGCCGGACTCGATCTGGCGCTGGCCGGGCTCCCGCACGGCACCGACACCGACGTCGGCGACCGCGGCCGCGCCCTGTCCGGCGGTCAGCGGCAACTCGTCGCCCTCGCCCGGGCGTTGCTCCACGACAGTCCCGTCCTGCTGCTGGACGACGTCACCTCCGCGCTCGACACCGGCACCGAGGCGGAGGTGCTGCGCCGGCTGCGCCGGGCCACCGCCGGGCGCGTGGTCGTGTTCGCGACCCACTCACCGGCGGTACGCGCCCTGGCCGACCGCGAGTTCGCCCTCACCCTCCCTCTCACGGAGCACCTCCATGTCTGACACGGCCCCCACCACCGACGCGGCCCGGGCCCCTGTCTTCCGCCGCGTGCTGCGGCTGGTGCCCGGCCGGCTGCGGCTCGCCGTCGTCGGCACCAGCCTGCTCACCCTCGCCGGAGCCGCCCTGGCCGTCGGCGCCACCGCCGTCACCGGTCTCGTCGTGGACGCCGTCGCGGCCGGCGACCCGCCCGCCCTGCTGCGCGGGCTGCTCCTCCTGCTGGTCCTCACCCTCGTGGCCTCGGCGCTGGTCTGGCTGTCCCGGACCACCCTGGTCCGGGTGGGGGAGCGGATCCTCGCCGTCCTGCGGGACCGGGCCACCGCCGCCGTCGGAGGCGCGCCGCTGCGCTTCCTGGAACAGCAGCGCGCCGGCGAACTGCACCGCAGGCTCACCGGGGAGATCAGCGGGCTCGCCGCGTTCGCCGGTGGCACTCTG encodes:
- a CDS encoding siderophore-interacting protein; protein product: MSARMSARVPTRNPRSVVTFPIVLRELTVLGVEDVTPGMRRVTLGGPQLGAFHKDGLDLPALRSEGFDDHVKFFFAEEGADAPVLPGQNVSSLDWPADARPLAKDYTPVRYDPERGEIVFDFVKHAGGVASAWAQSARPGDVTWIAGPKMSHRHPEGADWLLVLGDETALPAIGRWLAEMPAGTRARVFVEVGEDSHRQELPTRADAQVTWLVRHGAPAGTTTLLEDAVRAMEWPPGEVFVWAAGESVTLKGIRRHLRVDREVPRERTDITGYWRRAEQPAPPAGRPDAAAEAPVEDEEADPHGRLHELTDLAPGLAIRAAVTVGLVDHVYRGARTVSELAARTGTRERTLPALLAYLVDLEVFALDAEGYRLTPVGEELVEDDHSLEEYDLTGAQAAFDLALSGLPEALRTGRPGFRTASGLPLAGALAGDERLGGSARAAVEDEAAWIAPGVRDGYDWASAGSVTLAGSGAGAVANALAPAFPELRIRISALPSVLRTVAESVLDSAVLPRVELVARTGPVPSGAETVLLCKALDVCADDDAVLTLRENAAALVAGGSLLLVEQVGGPDGFGADGEAALHHLRLAAALGSGLRSEREVAGLVERAGLRVRSRRDIGWDHRLWELAPATDS
- a CDS encoding ATP-binding cassette domain-containing protein, which produces MPLPTRPGAASRTAGAALLRHCLRHARPQVLRSVAWAVLRQCSFLALPWLLGLALDAAVRRADPARAAGYAAALCAVALAEYAGMRGWQLWSNLAEARAGAWLRTRLLRSVLENAARPAHRDGGDEGEAAGDLATRAGRDVETVVYWVHGLTTWVVIGTTVLVLVPSLAGLDPALLLVAAATVPVLLLVNRVFPPLYGVRAEALARAHARRSGTVEELLSALLPLRGVGADRLMVARHHRHSADVTRHTLRLGAVSALWEATAFAVPRLAVVAGLLTGGRAALDGRITVGQLTTFVLWMGTVSVAVTAAVARLGDRTDALVAAGRVAVVLDIAATGTVPAPRADRPGPVTGEPVLKVAGLTVTRPGRPPLGPLTLTARPGEWIALTGPTGSGKTTLLRALAGLAPAEGSVTLAGRPAHAWPHLTVGLVPEAPLLMRGTVTDNLLLTGDHPPDALARACRTAGLDLALAGLPHGTDTDVGDRGRALSGGQRQLVALARALLHDSPVLLLDDVTSALDTGTEAEVLRRLRRATAGRVVVFATHSPAVRALADREFALTLPLTEHLHV